In Primulina eburnea isolate SZY01 chromosome 14, ASM2296580v1, whole genome shotgun sequence, the following proteins share a genomic window:
- the LOC140812008 gene encoding uncharacterized protein isoform X1, producing MTHESKLKNRCFFLHLMLQGFNTHFSFIEHSSVLVYIPNNMSGKGEDLSFLNNGTMKLEIHRGRCNKDAIPGSQLWTDGLICAFEFIRGHKKSVSKGQPSYQTNYVSLKNQTPPDGGSMPVSQKESGNNLLKSGPFMKLGNHSARSLNMDSQNSQLESFRSPEKHGGNHWAPIGWSRISELVQTVKVDVDWSTQEFDTVDDEDDLTVAELVAPYWESPAGPRWWCHLAAGHPYVDAWLNNAHWLHPAISTALRDESKLISERMKHLLYEVPVRVAGGLLFELLGQSAGDPFVEEDDIPVVIRSWQAQNFFLTVLHVKGSASRINVLGVVEVQELLLGGGYSAPRTVHEIIAQLVCRLARWDDRLFRKSIFGVADEMELKFMNRRNHEDLNLFGVILNQEIRRLSRQVIRVKWSLHAREEIVFELLQHLRGNLAKSLLEGTRKSTREMIEEQEAVRGRLFTIQDVMQSTVRAWLQDKSLTVTHNLAVFGGCGLVLSIITGLFGINVDGIPGAEKTPYAFALFSSILFFIGIVLIAVGLIYLGLKKPVKDDQVKVMKMELDELVKMFQHEAESHAQVHKPVSRHNLPPTAGDRFSDDADYVLIS from the exons ATGACCCATGAATCCAAACTAAAAAACAGGTGTTTTTTTCTCCACTTGATGCTCCAGGGATTCAACACGCATTTCTCATTCATAGAG CATTCATCCGTTTTGGTTTATATACCAAACAACATGAGTGGGAAAGGTGAGGACTTGTCTTTCCTTAATAATGGAACAATGAAGCTTGAAATCCATAGAGGCCGCTGCAATAAGGATGCCATTCCAGGGAGTCAACTTTGGACAGACGGACTTATTTGTGCTTTTGAATTCATCCGAGGCCATAAAAAATCAGTTTCAAAAGGCCAGCCATCTTATCAAACCAATTATGTTAGTCTCAAGAACCAAACTCCCCCTGATGGAGGTTCCATGCCAGTGTCTCAAAAGGAGAGTGGGAACAATTTGCTGAAGTCTGGCCCCTTTATGAAATTGGGTAATCATTCAGCTCGCTCTTTGAACATGGATAGCCAGAACTCTCAGTTAGAAAGCTTCCGTTCTCCTGAAAAACATGGAGGGAATCATTGGGCTCCAATTGGGTGGTCTAGAATTTCCGAACTTGTCCAAACTGTGAAAGTTGATGTAGACTGGTCGACTCAGGAGTTTGACACAGTGGATGATGAGGATGATCTAACGGTTGCTGAATTAGTTGCTCCTTACTGGGAAAGCCCTGCTGGGCCTAGATGGTGGTGTCATCTTGCTGCGGGTCATCCTTATGTGGATGCATGGCTTAACAATGCTCATTGGCTGCATCCTGCCATTAGTACTGCTCTGAGAGACGAAAGTAAATTGATCAGCGAACGGATGAAACACCTCTTGTATGAG GTCCCAGTAAGGGTTGCCGGAGGTTTACTGTTTGAGCTTCTGGGGCAATCTGCTGGTGATCCTTTTGTTGAAGAAGATGATATCCCTGTTGTTATCCGTTCATGGCAAGCTCAGAACTTCTTTTTAACTGTTCTACACGTGAAAGGATCTGCTTCAAGAATTAATGTTTTAGGCGTTGTGGAAGTCCAG GAGCTTCTTCTTGGTGGTGGTTACAGTGCCCCAAGAACAGTACATGAGATTATAGCACAATTAGTTTGCCGCTTGGCACGGTGGGATGATAG GTTATTTCGGAAATCCATTTTTGGCGTCGCTGATGAAATGGAATTGAAGTTCATGAACAG GAGAAATCATGAAGATTTAAATCTTTTTGGCGTAATTCTCAACCAAGAAATAAGAAGGTTATCAAGACAG GTTATTAGAGTAAAATGGTCGCTCCATGCAAGGGAAGAGATTGTATTTGAACTTCTACAACATTTGAGGGGTAATCTAGCAAAAAGTCTGCTGGAAGGAACAAGAAAGAGTACTAGGGAAATGATTGAAGAGCAAGAAGCAGTCCGTGGCCGTTTGTTTACCATTCAAGATGTCATGCAGAGCACTGTTCGTGCATGGTTGCAG GATAAAAGCCTTACGGTCACTCATAATTTAGCTGTCTTTGGAGGCTGTGGGCTTGTTCTTTCCATAATCACCGGGCTGTTTGGAATCAACGTGGATGGGATCCCTGGCGCAGAAAAGACACCCTATGCATTTGCTTTATTTTCTTCTATTCTATTCTTCATAGGCATAGTGCTAATTGCAGTCGGGTTGATCTACCTTGGGTTGAAAAAACCAGTGAAGGATGACCAGgttaaagtgatgaaaatggagTTGGATGAGTTAGTGAAGATGTTCCAGCACGAGGCAGAGAGTCATGCCCAGGTCCATAAGCCTGTCTCCCGTCATAATTTGCCACCAACTGCTGGAGATAGGTTCTCAGATGATGCGGACTATGTTCTTATAAGTTAA
- the LOC140812008 gene encoding uncharacterized protein isoform X2 has product MLQGFNTHFSFIEHSSVLVYIPNNMSGKGEDLSFLNNGTMKLEIHRGRCNKDAIPGSQLWTDGLICAFEFIRGHKKSVSKGQPSYQTNYVSLKNQTPPDGGSMPVSQKESGNNLLKSGPFMKLGNHSARSLNMDSQNSQLESFRSPEKHGGNHWAPIGWSRISELVQTVKVDVDWSTQEFDTVDDEDDLTVAELVAPYWESPAGPRWWCHLAAGHPYVDAWLNNAHWLHPAISTALRDESKLISERMKHLLYEVPVRVAGGLLFELLGQSAGDPFVEEDDIPVVIRSWQAQNFFLTVLHVKGSASRINVLGVVEVQELLLGGGYSAPRTVHEIIAQLVCRLARWDDRLFRKSIFGVADEMELKFMNRRNHEDLNLFGVILNQEIRRLSRQVIRVKWSLHAREEIVFELLQHLRGNLAKSLLEGTRKSTREMIEEQEAVRGRLFTIQDVMQSTVRAWLQDKSLTVTHNLAVFGGCGLVLSIITGLFGINVDGIPGAEKTPYAFALFSSILFFIGIVLIAVGLIYLGLKKPVKDDQVKVMKMELDELVKMFQHEAESHAQVHKPVSRHNLPPTAGDRFSDDADYVLIS; this is encoded by the exons ATGCTCCAGGGATTCAACACGCATTTCTCATTCATAGAG CATTCATCCGTTTTGGTTTATATACCAAACAACATGAGTGGGAAAGGTGAGGACTTGTCTTTCCTTAATAATGGAACAATGAAGCTTGAAATCCATAGAGGCCGCTGCAATAAGGATGCCATTCCAGGGAGTCAACTTTGGACAGACGGACTTATTTGTGCTTTTGAATTCATCCGAGGCCATAAAAAATCAGTTTCAAAAGGCCAGCCATCTTATCAAACCAATTATGTTAGTCTCAAGAACCAAACTCCCCCTGATGGAGGTTCCATGCCAGTGTCTCAAAAGGAGAGTGGGAACAATTTGCTGAAGTCTGGCCCCTTTATGAAATTGGGTAATCATTCAGCTCGCTCTTTGAACATGGATAGCCAGAACTCTCAGTTAGAAAGCTTCCGTTCTCCTGAAAAACATGGAGGGAATCATTGGGCTCCAATTGGGTGGTCTAGAATTTCCGAACTTGTCCAAACTGTGAAAGTTGATGTAGACTGGTCGACTCAGGAGTTTGACACAGTGGATGATGAGGATGATCTAACGGTTGCTGAATTAGTTGCTCCTTACTGGGAAAGCCCTGCTGGGCCTAGATGGTGGTGTCATCTTGCTGCGGGTCATCCTTATGTGGATGCATGGCTTAACAATGCTCATTGGCTGCATCCTGCCATTAGTACTGCTCTGAGAGACGAAAGTAAATTGATCAGCGAACGGATGAAACACCTCTTGTATGAG GTCCCAGTAAGGGTTGCCGGAGGTTTACTGTTTGAGCTTCTGGGGCAATCTGCTGGTGATCCTTTTGTTGAAGAAGATGATATCCCTGTTGTTATCCGTTCATGGCAAGCTCAGAACTTCTTTTTAACTGTTCTACACGTGAAAGGATCTGCTTCAAGAATTAATGTTTTAGGCGTTGTGGAAGTCCAG GAGCTTCTTCTTGGTGGTGGTTACAGTGCCCCAAGAACAGTACATGAGATTATAGCACAATTAGTTTGCCGCTTGGCACGGTGGGATGATAG GTTATTTCGGAAATCCATTTTTGGCGTCGCTGATGAAATGGAATTGAAGTTCATGAACAG GAGAAATCATGAAGATTTAAATCTTTTTGGCGTAATTCTCAACCAAGAAATAAGAAGGTTATCAAGACAG GTTATTAGAGTAAAATGGTCGCTCCATGCAAGGGAAGAGATTGTATTTGAACTTCTACAACATTTGAGGGGTAATCTAGCAAAAAGTCTGCTGGAAGGAACAAGAAAGAGTACTAGGGAAATGATTGAAGAGCAAGAAGCAGTCCGTGGCCGTTTGTTTACCATTCAAGATGTCATGCAGAGCACTGTTCGTGCATGGTTGCAG GATAAAAGCCTTACGGTCACTCATAATTTAGCTGTCTTTGGAGGCTGTGGGCTTGTTCTTTCCATAATCACCGGGCTGTTTGGAATCAACGTGGATGGGATCCCTGGCGCAGAAAAGACACCCTATGCATTTGCTTTATTTTCTTCTATTCTATTCTTCATAGGCATAGTGCTAATTGCAGTCGGGTTGATCTACCTTGGGTTGAAAAAACCAGTGAAGGATGACCAGgttaaagtgatgaaaatggagTTGGATGAGTTAGTGAAGATGTTCCAGCACGAGGCAGAGAGTCATGCCCAGGTCCATAAGCCTGTCTCCCGTCATAATTTGCCACCAACTGCTGGAGATAGGTTCTCAGATGATGCGGACTATGTTCTTATAAGTTAA
- the LOC140812008 gene encoding uncharacterized protein isoform X3 yields the protein MSGKGEDLSFLNNGTMKLEIHRGRCNKDAIPGSQLWTDGLICAFEFIRGHKKSVSKGQPSYQTNYVSLKNQTPPDGGSMPVSQKESGNNLLKSGPFMKLGNHSARSLNMDSQNSQLESFRSPEKHGGNHWAPIGWSRISELVQTVKVDVDWSTQEFDTVDDEDDLTVAELVAPYWESPAGPRWWCHLAAGHPYVDAWLNNAHWLHPAISTALRDESKLISERMKHLLYEVPVRVAGGLLFELLGQSAGDPFVEEDDIPVVIRSWQAQNFFLTVLHVKGSASRINVLGVVEVQELLLGGGYSAPRTVHEIIAQLVCRLARWDDRLFRKSIFGVADEMELKFMNRRNHEDLNLFGVILNQEIRRLSRQVIRVKWSLHAREEIVFELLQHLRGNLAKSLLEGTRKSTREMIEEQEAVRGRLFTIQDVMQSTVRAWLQDKSLTVTHNLAVFGGCGLVLSIITGLFGINVDGIPGAEKTPYAFALFSSILFFIGIVLIAVGLIYLGLKKPVKDDQVKVMKMELDELVKMFQHEAESHAQVHKPVSRHNLPPTAGDRFSDDADYVLIS from the exons ATGAGTGGGAAAGGTGAGGACTTGTCTTTCCTTAATAATGGAACAATGAAGCTTGAAATCCATAGAGGCCGCTGCAATAAGGATGCCATTCCAGGGAGTCAACTTTGGACAGACGGACTTATTTGTGCTTTTGAATTCATCCGAGGCCATAAAAAATCAGTTTCAAAAGGCCAGCCATCTTATCAAACCAATTATGTTAGTCTCAAGAACCAAACTCCCCCTGATGGAGGTTCCATGCCAGTGTCTCAAAAGGAGAGTGGGAACAATTTGCTGAAGTCTGGCCCCTTTATGAAATTGGGTAATCATTCAGCTCGCTCTTTGAACATGGATAGCCAGAACTCTCAGTTAGAAAGCTTCCGTTCTCCTGAAAAACATGGAGGGAATCATTGGGCTCCAATTGGGTGGTCTAGAATTTCCGAACTTGTCCAAACTGTGAAAGTTGATGTAGACTGGTCGACTCAGGAGTTTGACACAGTGGATGATGAGGATGATCTAACGGTTGCTGAATTAGTTGCTCCTTACTGGGAAAGCCCTGCTGGGCCTAGATGGTGGTGTCATCTTGCTGCGGGTCATCCTTATGTGGATGCATGGCTTAACAATGCTCATTGGCTGCATCCTGCCATTAGTACTGCTCTGAGAGACGAAAGTAAATTGATCAGCGAACGGATGAAACACCTCTTGTATGAG GTCCCAGTAAGGGTTGCCGGAGGTTTACTGTTTGAGCTTCTGGGGCAATCTGCTGGTGATCCTTTTGTTGAAGAAGATGATATCCCTGTTGTTATCCGTTCATGGCAAGCTCAGAACTTCTTTTTAACTGTTCTACACGTGAAAGGATCTGCTTCAAGAATTAATGTTTTAGGCGTTGTGGAAGTCCAG GAGCTTCTTCTTGGTGGTGGTTACAGTGCCCCAAGAACAGTACATGAGATTATAGCACAATTAGTTTGCCGCTTGGCACGGTGGGATGATAG GTTATTTCGGAAATCCATTTTTGGCGTCGCTGATGAAATGGAATTGAAGTTCATGAACAG GAGAAATCATGAAGATTTAAATCTTTTTGGCGTAATTCTCAACCAAGAAATAAGAAGGTTATCAAGACAG GTTATTAGAGTAAAATGGTCGCTCCATGCAAGGGAAGAGATTGTATTTGAACTTCTACAACATTTGAGGGGTAATCTAGCAAAAAGTCTGCTGGAAGGAACAAGAAAGAGTACTAGGGAAATGATTGAAGAGCAAGAAGCAGTCCGTGGCCGTTTGTTTACCATTCAAGATGTCATGCAGAGCACTGTTCGTGCATGGTTGCAG GATAAAAGCCTTACGGTCACTCATAATTTAGCTGTCTTTGGAGGCTGTGGGCTTGTTCTTTCCATAATCACCGGGCTGTTTGGAATCAACGTGGATGGGATCCCTGGCGCAGAAAAGACACCCTATGCATTTGCTTTATTTTCTTCTATTCTATTCTTCATAGGCATAGTGCTAATTGCAGTCGGGTTGATCTACCTTGGGTTGAAAAAACCAGTGAAGGATGACCAGgttaaagtgatgaaaatggagTTGGATGAGTTAGTGAAGATGTTCCAGCACGAGGCAGAGAGTCATGCCCAGGTCCATAAGCCTGTCTCCCGTCATAATTTGCCACCAACTGCTGGAGATAGGTTCTCAGATGATGCGGACTATGTTCTTATAAGTTAA